From the Halorubellus sp. JP-L1 genome, one window contains:
- a CDS encoding CopD family protein, translating to MVSMLDVVMTIHTVFAALWTGGTLVVAGGVLPAARRELLGEEALALIGRRFSYLTIASVLGLLFTGGHLAGTLYTFESLQSTGRGHLVLTMVGLWLVLPIALYGGFRKLRDISPNQSMATAATAARPWFLAASVVAIALLVVAGLL from the coding sequence ATGGTGTCGATGCTCGACGTCGTGATGACGATTCACACCGTCTTCGCGGCGCTGTGGACCGGCGGAACGCTCGTGGTCGCAGGCGGCGTGCTCCCTGCGGCCCGTAGAGAACTGCTCGGCGAGGAGGCGCTGGCGCTCATCGGGCGTCGGTTCTCGTACCTCACGATCGCGTCGGTACTGGGACTGCTGTTCACCGGCGGCCACCTCGCAGGGACGCTCTACACGTTCGAGAGCCTCCAGTCGACGGGGCGTGGGCACCTCGTCCTGACGATGGTCGGCCTGTGGCTCGTCCTCCCGATAGCGCTCTACGGCGGCTTCCGAAAGCTACGCGATATCTCGCCGAACCAATCGATGGCGACTGCAGCGACGGCAGCGCGACCCTGGTTCCTCGCTGCGAGCGTGGTCGCGATCGCCCTCCTCGTCGTGGCAGGCTTACTGTGA
- a CDS encoding helix-turn-helix domain-containing protein encodes MTEEYVDRTRLSLVPSRSNETRTATDVDRESSTDDDDPPVSAVLRSLDDDKCRAILATLDEPKSATELCDECDLSSSTVYRKLERLRDAALVKEYTEVRSDGPNATLYERHFTDVSISIDGDEFAVSIDRPAEDPEERLATFWSEMRRES; translated from the coding sequence ATGACCGAGGAATACGTCGACCGTACGCGGCTTTCGCTCGTCCCCTCGCGGTCGAACGAGACGCGGACAGCGACCGACGTGGACCGAGAATCCTCGACGGACGACGACGACCCGCCCGTGTCGGCAGTCCTCCGATCGCTCGACGACGACAAGTGCAGGGCGATACTCGCGACGCTGGACGAACCGAAGTCCGCGACCGAACTCTGCGACGAGTGCGACCTCTCGAGTTCGACGGTGTACCGGAAACTCGAGCGACTCCGGGACGCGGCACTCGTCAAGGAGTACACCGAGGTCCGCAGCGACGGACCGAACGCCACCCTCTACGAGCGGCACTTCACGGACGTCTCGATCAGTATCGACGGCGACGAGTTCGCGGTCTCCATCGACCGACCAGCGGAGGACCCGGAGGAACGGTTGGCGACCTTCTGGTCGGAGATGCGGCGAGAGTCATGA
- a CDS encoding nucleotidyltransferase domain-containing protein codes for MGRGISICVDVPSPSDGTVFRIEAADEILRVLADAHESEFTIPELVDATDVSRSTVWRAVELLESISAVRVRETPQRNYVSIHPERLQKDDPVFAIEQPEFRPPTREFVDRVTNALETTDEVEDLVGVLVFGSVARGEADRRSDIDLFVVVRGDRTTARRTVTEVVTDLEAERFDGERFEFEPYVETTESATRARSKLREIFEEGIAVHGSGELTALRTEVFADE; via the coding sequence ATGGGACGAGGTATAAGTATCTGCGTGGACGTGCCCTCGCCGAGCGATGGCACAGTCTTCCGGATAGAAGCGGCCGATGAGATTCTTCGAGTTCTTGCCGATGCGCACGAGTCGGAGTTCACCATTCCCGAACTTGTCGACGCGACCGACGTGTCCAGATCGACCGTGTGGCGAGCCGTCGAGTTACTCGAGAGCATCAGCGCAGTCCGAGTTCGCGAGACGCCACAGCGGAACTACGTCTCGATACACCCGGAACGCCTCCAGAAGGACGACCCCGTCTTCGCCATCGAGCAACCGGAGTTCCGCCCGCCGACACGAGAATTCGTCGACCGCGTAACAAACGCCCTCGAAACGACCGACGAGGTCGAAGATCTCGTGGGAGTCCTCGTCTTCGGGAGCGTCGCTCGCGGTGAGGCTGACCGGCGCAGCGACATCGATCTGTTCGTCGTCGTTCGTGGCGACCGGACAACCGCCAGACGAACCGTCACCGAGGTCGTGACCGATCTGGAAGCAGAACGGTTCGATGGCGAGCGCTTCGAGTTCGAGCCCTACGTCGAGACCACTGAGAGCGCAACTCGAGCAAGATCGAAACTCCGGGAAATCTTCGAGGAAGGCATCGCAGTCCACGGGAGCGGAGAGCTGACCGCACTCCGAACCGAGGTGTTTGCCGATGAGTAG
- a CDS encoding NAD(P)/FAD-dependent oxidoreductase has translation MTGDVRDLVVAGSGIAGLSAAVYAARADLDPLVLEGDEPGGQLTLTTDVENYLGFPDGVGGMDLVQRGKEQAEKFGAEFQHGRIDDAVLDDDPIALSLSNGDSIRTRALIVATGASARWVGAENEDELMGHGLSTCATCDGAFHRGDDVLVVGGGDSAMEEALFLAKFADTVTVVHRREELRASEIMADRAREHESVQFRWNTELDAIHGSRDDGVTGVTLVSHPEGYPRERAASGVDVARETVDVGGVFYAVGHTPNTGFLEGTAVERDESGYVFTQTEDTGRPTARTDADGVFAAGDVADPRYRQAITSAGTGSMAALDAEEYLETHRDAAEATATPTA, from the coding sequence ATGACCGGGGACGTTCGCGACCTCGTCGTCGCCGGGTCGGGGATCGCTGGCCTCTCGGCCGCTGTGTACGCCGCGCGCGCCGACCTCGACCCGCTCGTGCTCGAGGGCGACGAGCCCGGCGGCCAGCTCACGCTGACGACCGACGTCGAGAACTACCTCGGGTTCCCCGACGGCGTCGGCGGCATGGACCTCGTCCAACGGGGAAAAGAGCAAGCCGAGAAGTTCGGCGCCGAGTTCCAGCACGGCCGCATCGACGATGCCGTCCTCGACGACGACCCGATAGCGCTCTCGCTGTCGAACGGCGACTCGATCCGCACGCGAGCGCTGATCGTCGCGACCGGCGCGAGCGCACGCTGGGTCGGCGCCGAGAACGAGGACGAATTGATGGGGCACGGACTCTCGACGTGCGCGACGTGCGACGGCGCGTTCCACCGCGGCGACGACGTCCTCGTCGTCGGCGGCGGCGACAGCGCGATGGAGGAAGCGCTCTTCCTCGCGAAGTTCGCCGACACCGTGACGGTCGTCCACCGTCGCGAGGAACTTCGCGCATCCGAGATCATGGCCGACCGCGCTCGCGAGCACGAGTCGGTCCAGTTCCGCTGGAACACGGAACTCGACGCCATCCACGGCTCGCGGGACGATGGCGTCACCGGCGTCACGCTCGTCTCCCATCCCGAGGGCTACCCCAGGGAGAGGGCCGCGTCCGGCGTCGACGTCGCACGAGAGACGGTCGACGTCGGCGGCGTGTTCTACGCCGTCGGCCACACGCCGAACACGGGATTCCTCGAAGGGACTGCCGTCGAACGGGACGAGAGCGGCTACGTCTTCACGCAGACCGAGGACACTGGTCGGCCGACAGCGCGGACGGACGCCGACGGCGTGTTCGCCGCCGGCGACGTCGCCGACCCCCGGTACCGACAGGCGATCACGTCCGCCGGAACCGGCAGCATGGCCGCACTCGACGCCGAGGAATACCTCGAAACGCACCGCGACGCTGCCGAAGCGACGGCGACGCCGACCGCCTGA
- the trxA gene encoding thioredoxin yields MTTDTAADAGTATANEPRHVDGESQLDVLVAENDVVLVDFYADWCGPCQMLEPVVETLAADTDATVAKVDVDANQPLAQAYGVRGVPTLVLFADGDQVEELVGLQSEEELRTLVESYSQ; encoded by the coding sequence ATGACGACTGATACTGCAGCCGACGCCGGCACCGCCACCGCGAACGAACCCCGCCACGTCGACGGCGAGTCACAACTCGACGTCCTCGTCGCCGAGAACGACGTCGTCCTCGTGGACTTCTACGCCGACTGGTGTGGCCCCTGCCAGATGCTCGAACCCGTCGTCGAGACGCTCGCCGCGGACACCGACGCGACCGTCGCCAAGGTCGACGTCGACGCCAACCAGCCACTCGCGCAGGCCTACGGCGTCCGTGGCGTCCCGACGCTCGTCCTGTTCGCCGACGGCGACCAGGTCGAGGAACTCGTCGGCCTCCAGAGCGAGGAGGAACTTCGAACGCTCGTCGAATCCTACAGCCAGTAG
- a CDS encoding helix-turn-helix domain-containing protein, which produces MPDSMSEQLRRDMACEGLLECFHGLKELDKECFQALVEADERLTVDEIAEAVDRERSTAYRAVQRLLQTGFIEKDQINYDQGGYYHVYSPTDPSQIADEMQRLLNDWYAKMGQLIQEFEDKYEQSEASAPPVEG; this is translated from the coding sequence ATGCCCGATTCGATGTCCGAACAGCTCCGTCGAGACATGGCCTGCGAGGGTCTGCTCGAGTGTTTCCACGGCCTCAAGGAGCTCGACAAGGAGTGCTTCCAGGCACTCGTCGAGGCGGACGAACGGCTGACCGTCGACGAGATCGCCGAGGCAGTCGACCGCGAACGCTCCACCGCGTACCGAGCCGTCCAGCGCCTGCTCCAGACCGGCTTCATCGAGAAGGACCAGATCAACTACGACCAGGGCGGTTACTACCACGTCTACTCGCCGACGGACCCGTCCCAGATCGCGGACGAGATGCAGCGACTGCTCAACGACTGGTACGCGAAGATGGGCCAGCTCATCCAGGAGTTCGAGGACAAGTACGAGCAGTCCGAGGCCTCGGCTCCTCCCGTCGAAGGCTAA
- a CDS encoding sulfite exporter TauE/SafE family protein — MLDNLPNVLDVLGTSPEMLALFVGFGLVVGILFGFFGMGGSFLVTPALLMLDYPAPVAVGSGMAFVFGTAVIATLKHHDLGQVDYKLGVIMITGTTIGIEAGRASVYYLQSLGLAGGIISVAYVVLLGGVGAMVTRDALKGGDGDGGGGGMDHEAADRDLSEYEIPEIAKKIQRTVRIPPMVTLRGDVRVSVWVITSVAFATGLLSGFLGVGGGFIRMPAMLYAIGVPVPVAVGTDLFEIVFSGGLGSYLYGQGGGVDLGIVAPLLFGSALGARVGSAATAVVDSDGIKGYFGGMLLVGAIAVGIGEVGSFVGSPTLETLGLVLVVGAAVVVAVAILYTTIASLRVTRRRQASAAD; from the coding sequence ATGCTCGATAACCTCCCCAACGTGCTCGACGTCCTTGGGACGAGCCCCGAGATGCTGGCGCTGTTCGTCGGATTCGGCCTCGTCGTCGGCATCCTCTTCGGGTTCTTCGGCATGGGCGGCTCGTTCCTCGTGACGCCCGCCCTGTTGATGCTCGACTATCCGGCACCCGTCGCGGTCGGGAGCGGGATGGCGTTCGTCTTCGGGACGGCCGTCATCGCGACCCTCAAACACCACGACCTCGGGCAGGTCGACTACAAGCTCGGCGTGATCATGATCACCGGGACCACCATCGGCATCGAGGCCGGGCGCGCCAGCGTCTACTACCTCCAGTCGCTGGGACTCGCGGGCGGGATCATCAGCGTCGCCTACGTCGTCCTCCTGGGCGGCGTCGGCGCGATGGTCACCCGCGACGCCCTGAAAGGCGGCGACGGTGACGGCGGCGGCGGTGGGATGGACCACGAGGCAGCCGACAGGGACCTCAGCGAGTACGAGATCCCCGAGATCGCGAAGAAGATCCAGCGGACGGTTCGGATTCCGCCGATGGTGACGCTCCGCGGCGACGTCCGCGTCTCCGTGTGGGTCATCACTAGCGTCGCCTTCGCAACCGGCCTGCTTTCGGGCTTCCTCGGCGTCGGTGGCGGCTTCATCCGGATGCCCGCAATGCTGTACGCGATCGGCGTCCCGGTCCCCGTCGCCGTCGGGACGGACCTCTTCGAGATCGTCTTCTCCGGCGGCCTCGGGAGCTACCTCTACGGCCAGGGCGGCGGCGTCGACCTCGGCATCGTCGCGCCGCTGCTGTTCGGGAGCGCACTCGGCGCCCGGGTCGGCTCCGCGGCGACCGCTGTCGTCGACTCCGACGGCATCAAGGGCTACTTCGGCGGCATGCTACTGGTCGGCGCCATCGCGGTCGGCATCGGCGAGGTCGGCAGCTTCGTCGGCAGCCCCACCCTGGAGACGCTCGGTCTGGTCCTCGTCGTCGGCGCGGCAGTCGTCGTCGCCGTCGCGATCCTCTACACGACGATCGCCTCGCTCCGCGTGACGCGTCGCCGGCAGGCGTCCGCTGCGGACTAG
- a CDS encoding MFS transporter — MSTTTELEQGIREHVGQFSLHVLLVFATGLTIGSERTVVPALGEDVLGVESFLVIGSFVVSFGVVKSVLNLYAGKWGETYGRKPVLVAGWATALPLPIILVFAPSWGWITVGNVLLGINQALTWSMAINAKIDLAGPDQRGLAVGIDESFGYTGVAVGAWITGVIASRWSLRPEPFYFLAVVVVLALLVSVFLIKETVQYAQAEGDDDHHDANLPFVEVLKRATYGDRTLFAAAQAGHVENFVDTLFWIAVPLYLLSQDLDIAAVGVVVGVHSAMYFLQIATGGLADRIGRRPPVVLGMFLAGAGVLGMVLVDSYLPWVVLAGTSGLGMALLYPNLMTVPSDAAHPTWRSAGMGVYRMWRDSGYAVGAVVIGLSMEFVNAEAAFYVTAGLMFVSGLVVYGWMEETHPEFGTHEPPAPATSGPGTVAPDD; from the coding sequence ATGAGTACGACAACTGAACTCGAACAGGGAATTCGCGAACACGTCGGGCAGTTCTCGCTGCACGTCCTGCTCGTGTTCGCGACCGGGCTGACCATCGGGTCCGAACGCACCGTCGTCCCCGCGCTGGGGGAGGACGTCCTCGGCGTGGAGTCGTTCCTCGTCATCGGGTCGTTCGTCGTTTCGTTCGGGGTCGTGAAGTCGGTCCTCAACCTCTACGCCGGCAAGTGGGGCGAGACGTACGGCCGCAAACCCGTGCTCGTCGCCGGGTGGGCGACGGCGCTCCCCCTCCCGATCATCCTCGTCTTCGCGCCGAGCTGGGGCTGGATCACGGTCGGGAACGTTCTATTGGGGATCAACCAGGCGCTGACCTGGAGTATGGCAATCAACGCGAAAATCGACCTCGCAGGTCCCGATCAGCGCGGGCTCGCGGTCGGCATCGACGAGTCCTTCGGCTACACCGGCGTCGCCGTCGGCGCCTGGATCACGGGCGTCATCGCGAGCCGGTGGAGCCTCCGGCCGGAGCCGTTCTACTTCCTCGCCGTCGTCGTCGTGCTGGCCTTGCTCGTCTCGGTCTTCCTGATCAAGGAGACCGTCCAGTACGCGCAGGCAGAGGGCGACGACGACCACCACGACGCGAACCTCCCGTTCGTCGAAGTGCTGAAGCGCGCGACGTACGGGGACCGGACGCTGTTCGCCGCTGCGCAAGCGGGGCACGTCGAGAACTTCGTCGACACGCTGTTCTGGATCGCCGTCCCCCTGTATCTACTCAGCCAGGACCTGGACATCGCGGCGGTCGGCGTCGTCGTCGGCGTCCACAGTGCGATGTATTTCCTCCAGATCGCGACTGGCGGTCTCGCGGACCGGATCGGTCGCCGTCCGCCGGTCGTCCTCGGGATGTTCCTGGCGGGAGCCGGCGTCCTCGGGATGGTGCTCGTCGATAGCTACCTCCCGTGGGTCGTCCTCGCTGGCACGTCCGGGCTCGGGATGGCGCTCCTGTACCCGAACCTGATGACGGTCCCCAGCGACGCGGCGCACCCGACGTGGCGCTCGGCCGGCATGGGCGTCTATCGGATGTGGCGCGACTCCGGATACGCGGTCGGAGCGGTCGTGATCGGCCTCTCGATGGAGTTCGTGAACGCCGAAGCCGCATTCTACGTGACCGCTGGCCTGATGTTCGTCTCCGGGCTCGTGGTGTACGGCTGGATGGAGGAGACCCATCCCGAGTTCGGGACGCACGAGCCGCCTGCGCCCGCGACGTCCGGGCCTGGAACGGTCGCACCGGACGACTGA
- a CDS encoding inorganic phosphate transporter, translating into MDPALLALFVGAALASLFMAWVIGAGSSGATPFAPAVGANAIGTMRAAFLVGIFGFAGAVTQGSNVSEAVGSGLVGGISLPVAGVILVLVLGAGLMAVGITTGYPIATAFTVTGAVVGVGLALGGTPVWAKYQQIAAVWVLTPFVGGGIAFAIASVLPRSDVPERYSIPGLAGLVGAVLVNVEFGFLGAGRAAGTVRGLAQRTLAVDGLASAVVVTGLAALAVAAVVWWDVSRDERGGLRRVLLALGSLVAFSAGGSQVGLAVGPLLPLLDEVGMVSAFAVLVGGGFGMLAGSWTGAPRMIKSLAQDYSSLGPRRSISALVPSFLIAQLAVLLGVPVSFNEIVVSAIIGSGAAVGGRAAIDARKILVTVGAWAGSFLLSFALAYAAAFVLL; encoded by the coding sequence ATGGACCCCGCCCTCCTCGCCCTCTTCGTCGGTGCAGCGCTCGCCAGCCTGTTCATGGCGTGGGTGATCGGCGCCGGGTCGAGCGGCGCGACGCCGTTCGCTCCCGCCGTCGGCGCGAACGCCATCGGAACGATGCGGGCCGCCTTCCTCGTCGGTATCTTCGGGTTCGCTGGCGCCGTCACGCAGGGCAGCAACGTCTCGGAAGCCGTCGGGAGCGGCCTCGTCGGCGGCATCAGCCTGCCCGTCGCCGGCGTCATCCTCGTGCTCGTGTTGGGCGCGGGACTGATGGCAGTCGGCATCACGACCGGCTATCCGATCGCGACCGCGTTCACCGTCACGGGCGCGGTCGTCGGGGTCGGCCTCGCCCTCGGCGGGACGCCGGTCTGGGCGAAGTACCAGCAGATCGCCGCCGTCTGGGTGCTGACGCCGTTCGTCGGCGGCGGCATCGCGTTCGCCATCGCCAGCGTCCTTCCGCGGTCCGACGTCCCCGAACGCTACAGTATCCCGGGACTCGCCGGTCTCGTCGGTGCCGTCCTCGTGAACGTCGAGTTCGGCTTTCTCGGCGCGGGGCGCGCGGCGGGAACCGTCCGCGGTCTCGCGCAGCGGACGCTGGCGGTCGACGGACTCGCGTCGGCGGTCGTCGTCACTGGCCTCGCGGCGCTGGCCGTCGCGGCGGTCGTCTGGTGGGACGTGAGCCGTGACGAACGCGGCGGCCTGCGGCGCGTACTGCTCGCGCTCGGCTCGCTCGTGGCGTTCTCCGCGGGCGGCAGCCAGGTCGGCCTCGCCGTCGGGCCGCTGCTCCCCCTGCTCGACGAGGTGGGGATGGTTTCGGCGTTCGCCGTGCTCGTCGGGGGTGGCTTCGGGATGCTCGCGGGCTCGTGGACGGGCGCGCCCCGGATGATCAAGTCGCTCGCGCAGGACTACTCGTCGCTCGGCCCGCGGCGCTCCATCTCGGCGCTCGTCCCGTCGTTCCTGATCGCGCAACTGGCCGTCCTGCTAGGGGTCCCCGTGTCGTTCAACGAGATCGTCGTCAGCGCCATCATCGGGAGCGGCGCCGCGGTCGGCGGCCGGGCGGCGATAGATGCCAGAAAGATTCTCGTGACAGTGGGGGCGTGGGCGGGGTCGTTCCTCCTGTCGTTCGCGCTCGCGTACGCCGCCGCGTTCGTCCTCCTGTAA
- a CDS encoding YeeE/YedE family protein yields MADRHPLFKPLIFVGGLVFGFGLGFSHMARPEVVLNFLQFDDLGLPFVMFGAAIVSGIAFALLPRIRDAAPLTGDPYERRLKPFDRNVLVGGAVFGVGWGLSGICPGAAYASLGVGNVTILWALAGMFLGAYAQGYWRSRTQTTDATPTGAD; encoded by the coding sequence ATGGCTGACCGCCACCCGCTGTTCAAGCCGCTGATCTTCGTCGGCGGCCTAGTGTTCGGGTTCGGGCTCGGGTTCAGCCACATGGCGCGGCCGGAGGTCGTGCTGAACTTCCTCCAGTTCGACGACCTCGGACTTCCGTTCGTCATGTTCGGCGCCGCGATCGTCTCCGGGATCGCGTTCGCACTGTTGCCCCGGATCCGTGATGCCGCACCCCTCACGGGCGACCCCTACGAGCGGCGCCTGAAGCCGTTCGACCGGAACGTCCTCGTCGGCGGCGCCGTCTTCGGCGTCGGCTGGGGGCTCTCCGGGATCTGCCCCGGTGCCGCGTACGCGAGCCTCGGCGTCGGTAACGTCACCATCCTCTGGGCGCTCGCCGGGATGTTCCTCGGCGCGTACGCCCAGGGCTACTGGCGGAGCCGCACACAGACGACTGACGCTACCCCGACGGGCGCAGACTGA